The following are encoded in a window of Bacillus sp. SORGH_AS_0510 genomic DNA:
- a CDS encoding LLM class flavin-dependent oxidoreductase yields the protein MEIGIYTLADLNPNPQTGRTISFKQRIDEIIKAAKMADEAGLDVFGVGEHHRLDYAVSTPAVVLSAISQVTKQIKLTSATIVLNTIDPVRLFEDFATLDLLSNGRAEIIAGRGAFLDSFPLFGYDPKNYDELFEEHLKLLLHLNVSEKVTWNGRFRSSLKDAEISPRPIQQKIPIWTGVGSSLESAERAGRLGIGLAIVMLGGDPSEYKPLVDLYRISSEQAGHPKENINVGVTGHAFISKTSQQAIKEFYPYHSTYWAHLNRQQGVKKTFSKEEFNQMAGKETALFVGSSQQIIEKILTQYELFGHQRFIAQMDIGGMPFKKVAENIERLATEVAPVIRKETKQ from the coding sequence ATGGAAATTGGAATCTACACCTTAGCAGATTTAAACCCAAATCCACAAACAGGCAGAACGATCAGTTTTAAGCAACGAATAGACGAAATTATTAAAGCTGCAAAAATGGCGGATGAAGCTGGACTTGATGTATTCGGTGTGGGAGAACATCACCGATTGGATTATGCAGTGTCCACACCCGCTGTCGTCTTATCAGCGATTTCACAAGTCACCAAACAAATTAAGTTAACAAGTGCTACGATCGTGTTAAACACCATCGACCCTGTACGATTATTTGAAGATTTTGCGACACTTGATCTGCTATCAAATGGTCGTGCTGAAATTATTGCTGGCCGCGGGGCTTTTTTAGACTCCTTCCCACTATTCGGATATGATCCAAAGAATTATGACGAATTGTTTGAAGAACACTTGAAGCTTTTATTACATCTAAATGTGAGCGAAAAAGTTACATGGAATGGCCGCTTCCGGTCCTCATTAAAGGATGCAGAAATTTCACCACGTCCTATTCAACAAAAAATTCCAATATGGACGGGTGTCGGAAGTTCCCTTGAAAGTGCAGAACGAGCAGGTAGATTAGGAATAGGATTAGCAATAGTCATGCTAGGTGGGGATCCAAGCGAATATAAGCCGCTTGTTGACTTATACCGAATAAGTTCTGAACAAGCTGGTCACCCAAAAGAAAACATAAATGTGGGTGTTACAGGACACGCTTTTATTTCAAAAACGAGCCAGCAGGCAATTAAAGAATTTTATCCGTATCATTCTACTTATTGGGCTCATCTTAATCGGCAACAGGGTGTCAAAAAGACTTTTTCAAAAGAAGAATTTAACCAGATGGCTGGCAAAGAAACAGCCCTGTTTGTTGGAAGTTCTCAGCAGATAATTGAAAAAATATTGACCCAATACGAGCTATTTGGTCACCAGCGCTTTATTGCACAAATGGACATCGGCGGAATGCCGTTTAAAAAAGTGGCCGAAAACATTGAGCGGTTGGCAACTGAAGTCGCACCCGTAATACGAAAGGAAACTAAACAATAA
- the rlmD gene encoding 23S rRNA (uracil(1939)-C(5))-methyltransferase RlmD — protein sequence MLVEIDRLDEKGSGQAVQWLENELGNKRKLKLTIPQTLPGEKVRVIVDQPDRRRRKAMPEEIIAANPERTIPQCPHFEKCGGCVWQHWDYSGQLKEKTRHVKLAIEAQGFNPDLVQDTLGMDEPWHYRNKMEFTFAPDGSLGLHEQGNFRKIISLESCLIAGKDMVEAAMEVAAWVKDRQLTGYNKDLHEGLLRHLMVRQSFATGEIMLALFATEGPDAHLEQAAADLVKRIGQKFPQVKSLLWLENTDWADRTQSEKTHVLAGRDFIYDEMDGYRYRLWFDTFFQTNPTQAQKLVDLAIEMGEPKKTEKMIDLFCGVGTFSLPFANRVEKLAGIEIVESSIESAKRNALDNGLKNTYFLAKDARNGIDEVLESFGHPELLVVDPPRSGAGGKVMRKIGRAKPERIVYISCNPDTFATDIKELEPFGYELKIVQPVDLFPHTVHVECCSLLIRKD from the coding sequence ATGCTAGTTGAAATAGATAGATTAGATGAAAAAGGTTCCGGACAAGCAGTTCAGTGGCTTGAAAACGAGCTGGGAAATAAACGTAAGTTAAAGCTGACCATACCGCAAACTCTTCCTGGTGAAAAGGTTCGTGTCATTGTTGACCAACCGGATCGAAGGCGTAGAAAAGCGATGCCGGAGGAAATCATTGCGGCTAATCCAGAAAGAACCATACCACAATGTCCTCATTTTGAAAAATGTGGCGGATGTGTTTGGCAGCATTGGGATTATAGCGGACAGCTAAAGGAAAAAACTCGTCATGTGAAATTGGCAATTGAGGCTCAAGGCTTTAATCCGGACCTTGTGCAAGACACGCTGGGAATGGACGAACCTTGGCATTATCGAAATAAAATGGAGTTTACATTTGCGCCAGATGGTTCTCTTGGGCTGCATGAACAAGGGAACTTCCGTAAAATCATTTCCCTTGAATCGTGTTTGATTGCCGGGAAAGACATGGTAGAAGCGGCGATGGAAGTGGCAGCATGGGTAAAAGACCGCCAATTAACTGGATATAACAAAGACCTACATGAAGGACTGCTGCGTCATTTAATGGTAAGACAGTCTTTTGCGACGGGTGAAATCATGCTCGCTCTTTTTGCAACAGAGGGGCCGGATGCCCATTTAGAGCAGGCGGCTGCTGATTTAGTGAAAAGAATCGGACAGAAATTTCCACAAGTTAAAAGCTTGTTATGGCTAGAAAATACAGACTGGGCTGACCGCACACAATCAGAAAAAACTCATGTTTTAGCTGGACGAGATTTTATTTACGATGAAATGGATGGCTATCGTTACCGTCTATGGTTTGATACGTTCTTCCAAACAAATCCAACACAAGCACAGAAGCTGGTTGACCTAGCAATAGAAATGGGCGAACCAAAGAAAACGGAAAAAATGATTGATCTTTTCTGTGGGGTAGGTACGTTCTCTCTTCCTTTTGCCAACAGAGTAGAAAAACTGGCAGGAATTGAAATTGTAGAGAGTTCCATTGAATCCGCAAAACGTAACGCATTGGATAACGGATTAAAGAATACCTACTTCTTAGCCAAGGATGCTAGAAATGGTATTGATGAAGTACTGGAGAGCTTTGGTCATCCAGAATTATTAGTGGTAGATCCCCCGCGCTCAGGTGCAGGTGGTAAAGTGATGAGGAAAATTGGACGGGCGAAACCAGAACGAATTGTGTATATCTCTTGTAATCCAGACACGTTTGCTACAGATATCAAGGAACTGGAGCCATTCGGATATGAATTAAAGATTGTACAGCCTGTTGATTTATTCCCGCATACTGTGCACGTTGAGTGTTGTTCACTACTAATCAGAAAAGATTAA
- a CDS encoding helix-turn-helix domain-containing protein: protein MFEGEVIKFYRIKAGLTQEELGKGICTAKHVSKIERGSTSYSPELISLFSERLNIDIKQEIANFEMFEKNLNNWHNAIIKIRMSEVEAFKSEFDQTPFINAPKYVQLYQLLLARYYILKNEFNKAYDILQALQNDELELQPFEKNLLFHVLGIYYISNYNNSSTENHHKALHFLKEIDFDTYGNLEYYYHLAVAYYWIDSKVMTYAYAEKALRYFKETSNFLRAINAESLMLLQVGNDIHVEFEEIRNAYINLINDSEALNAPDKKGMLLNNLGYEYFKRKDFVNAQMYFKEALQMAEKGSVLYIQRLTNYLKSSIKGELLRKSVLKTNIQRGLTAAEALNNRHYQILLKLLLYSIDKNDANYFHYIEKTALPYFIERKHNVLMKRYGKELYTKYVENGEFEKAIEVSNLLLEDVE from the coding sequence ATGTTTGAGGGGGAAGTAATTAAATTTTACCGAATCAAAGCGGGACTCACACAAGAAGAACTTGGAAAAGGGATTTGCACTGCTAAGCATGTTAGTAAAATCGAACGAGGTTCAACCTCCTATTCTCCAGAGTTAATTTCGTTATTTTCAGAACGATTAAATATTGATATCAAACAAGAAATAGCTAATTTTGAAATGTTTGAAAAGAATCTAAATAATTGGCACAACGCCATCATCAAAATTAGAATGAGTGAAGTAGAAGCCTTTAAAAGCGAATTCGATCAAACCCCGTTCATAAACGCCCCTAAATATGTCCAGTTATATCAACTTTTACTTGCAAGATATTATATTTTAAAGAATGAATTTAATAAAGCCTATGATATTTTACAAGCTTTGCAAAATGACGAACTTGAACTTCAACCGTTTGAAAAGAATCTATTATTCCATGTATTAGGGATTTATTACATCTCTAATTATAATAACTCAAGTACGGAGAACCATCATAAGGCATTACACTTTTTAAAGGAAATTGATTTCGATACATATGGTAATCTAGAATATTATTACCACTTAGCTGTAGCTTACTATTGGATTGATTCAAAGGTAATGACATATGCGTATGCGGAAAAAGCACTCCGATATTTTAAAGAAACAAGTAATTTTTTGCGAGCCATTAATGCGGAATCATTGATGCTTCTTCAAGTAGGGAACGATATTCATGTTGAGTTCGAAGAGATCAGAAATGCCTATATTAATTTAATTAATGATAGTGAAGCACTGAATGCCCCTGATAAGAAGGGGATGCTACTAAATAATTTGGGATATGAGTATTTTAAAAGAAAAGATTTTGTAAATGCCCAAATGTATTTTAAAGAGGCGCTGCAGATGGCAGAGAAAGGGTCAGTATTGTATATACAACGTTTAACTAACTATCTAAAAAGTAGTATTAAAGGGGAACTTTTGCGAAAGTCGGTGCTTAAAACCAATATCCAAAGAGGCTTAACAGCGGCAGAAGCATTGAACAATCGTCATTATCAAATATTGTTAAAACTTCTGTTATATTCAATCGATAAAAACGATGCTAACTATTTTCATTACATAGAAAAAACAGCCCTTCCTTATTTTATCGAACGTAAACATAATGTATTAATGAAACGCTATGGTAAGGAATTATATACGAAATATGTAGAGAACGGAGAGTTTGAAAAAGCGATTGAAGTCTCCAATCTATTATTAGAGGACGTAGAATAA
- a CDS encoding M4 family metallopeptidase → MRKKAIPAVMALTVAFGGGLSTLPIFANSVSAATNYDGLSKEEIVKAFLNSKVESSLTKSTSTGDQFKIVSSETDSTTNTYHVKTVEQYKGIPIYGSGQTVALDANNNVYASFGQVTRSLSRSIIPTEAAISEEDALNIAKKGVEAEIGTVNRYDGIDSELTIYPYKGKYYLTYLVKASTSVPAPGYFHYFVDATNGEVVDSFNAIDYADVPAVTPVTGKGLDAFGKMQSFMAVKDLSTGTSYLHGASITGSVSSPTTVLLNTYDGHRMPETSFILLSALLGFTGFEVQTKSSTNFFYDPAAVSAHINADKINKYYQNSIKRNSLDGKGMSLTSTVHIGSKWNNAAWNGKQMLYGDGDGITLGSLSGGLDVTGHEMTHGVISNTANLTYKNESGAINESLADIFGQLAQAYTDYKTIDTTDPNWEMGEDIYTPNIPGDGGLRSLSDPGSKRISTTYMPSGYYPDTYEERYLGTLDNGGVHINSGINNKAAYLIAKGGTNNGYTIKGLGNATAQAIYYRALTKYLTPSSGFKEMREAAIQAARDSYPDKNGAPSPQTQAVMDAYSSVGVE, encoded by the coding sequence ATGAGGAAAAAAGCTATTCCAGCAGTAATGGCTCTTACGGTAGCATTTGGTGGGGGCCTTTCAACTCTACCGATTTTTGCAAATTCAGTAAGTGCAGCAACGAATTATGATGGCTTAAGTAAGGAAGAGATTGTCAAGGCGTTTCTCAACTCAAAAGTAGAAAGTTCACTTACCAAGTCAACTTCAACTGGGGATCAATTTAAAATAGTTAGTTCAGAAACAGACAGTACGACTAATACGTATCATGTGAAAACCGTTGAACAGTACAAAGGAATTCCGATCTATGGTTCAGGACAAACTGTCGCTCTTGACGCGAATAATAATGTTTATGCTTCCTTTGGACAAGTAACGAGAAGTTTAAGTCGTTCGATTATTCCTACAGAAGCAGCTATTTCTGAAGAAGATGCATTAAATATAGCAAAAAAAGGTGTAGAAGCAGAAATTGGTACAGTTAACCGATATGATGGAATTGATTCTGAATTAACCATTTATCCATACAAAGGCAAGTACTATTTAACATACTTAGTAAAAGCTTCAACTTCTGTCCCTGCTCCGGGATACTTCCACTATTTTGTAGACGCTACCAACGGTGAAGTGGTGGACAGCTTTAATGCGATTGACTATGCTGATGTACCAGCAGTTACTCCTGTTACAGGAAAAGGCCTTGATGCATTCGGAAAGATGCAATCGTTTATGGCGGTAAAAGATCTAAGCACTGGTACAAGTTATTTACATGGTGCTTCAATAACAGGATCTGTATCCAGTCCTACTACTGTGTTATTAAATACTTATGATGGTCATCGTATGCCAGAAACAAGCTTTATCCTCCTTTCTGCATTGTTAGGATTCACAGGATTTGAGGTACAAACGAAAAGTTCGACTAACTTTTTCTATGACCCTGCTGCGGTTTCTGCCCATATCAATGCTGATAAAATTAATAAATACTATCAAAATTCCATTAAACGTAATAGTTTAGATGGTAAAGGAATGTCATTAACGAGTACGGTTCACATTGGTTCAAAGTGGAATAACGCTGCATGGAATGGAAAGCAAATGTTATACGGAGATGGGGATGGTATTACTCTTGGCTCTCTTTCAGGCGGTCTAGATGTAACCGGGCATGAAATGACACATGGGGTTATTTCCAATACGGCTAATTTAACCTATAAAAATGAGTCTGGGGCTATTAATGAATCGTTAGCCGATATTTTTGGACAATTAGCTCAAGCATATACAGATTATAAAACTATAGATACTACAGATCCGAATTGGGAAATGGGAGAAGATATTTACACGCCTAATATACCAGGTGATGGCGGACTTCGTTCCTTAAGTGATCCAGGCTCAAAACGCATCAGTACAACTTATATGCCTTCAGGTTACTATCCAGATACTTATGAGGAAAGGTATTTAGGTACATTAGATAATGGCGGCGTTCATATAAATAGTGGTATTAATAATAAAGCTGCTTATTTAATTGCAAAGGGCGGAACAAACAACGGATACACGATTAAAGGACTCGGCAATGCTACCGCCCAAGCAATTTACTACCGTGCATTAACCAAATATTTAACACCTTCTTCTGGATTTAAAGAAATGCGTGAAGCGGCCATTCAAGCTGCTAGAGATAGTTACCCTGACAAAAATGGAGCTCCATCTCCACAGACGCAAGCAGTTATGGATGCCTATTCTTCTGTAGGAGTAGAGTAA
- a CDS encoding DUF4047 domain-containing protein: MRPIIKKGILIPCLCSIQIYLAMQIIGQTEATYTSQVPEPVTLSAAFVFPETIKQLEREAKETSSNLIQLYNSILTTSLEGSASELSTKLVEVDKTEQDIKIQLMNLQKIHEELKSYNEQTKVIPQSYQFVASGYQNVAQLVRQVNETIHFQQIDEIKSSIHSKLVATNTSKEVSMNAKEDPVHNK, translated from the coding sequence TTGAGACCAATCATTAAAAAAGGCATTCTCATTCCGTGTCTTTGTTCCATTCAAATTTATCTAGCGATGCAAATAATTGGACAAACAGAAGCTACCTATACTTCTCAGGTTCCCGAGCCCGTAACTTTATCCGCCGCTTTTGTTTTTCCGGAAACAATTAAACAACTAGAAAGAGAGGCAAAAGAAACCTCCTCTAATCTGATTCAGTTATATAACTCAATTTTGACTACATCCTTAGAAGGGTCAGCTTCTGAGTTATCTACCAAACTAGTCGAAGTTGATAAAACAGAACAAGATATCAAAATTCAATTAATGAATTTACAGAAAATCCATGAGGAGCTTAAGTCATATAATGAGCAAACCAAAGTCATTCCGCAATCATATCAATTTGTAGCAAGCGGCTATCAAAATGTCGCTCAACTTGTCCGTCAAGTAAACGAAACCATTCATTTTCAACAAATAGATGAGATTAAATCTTCAATCCATTCAAAATTAGTAGCTACTAATACAAGTAAGGAGGTGTCTATGAATGCAAAAGAAGATCCTGTCCATAACAAATAG
- the sipW gene encoding signal peptidase I SipW translates to MQKKILSITNSLVKVLFFIIMCCLAFVVISSKLTGGQATLFGYQFKAVLSGSMEPTFLTGSIIAVKVGENPTSFQRNEVITFQMGNKLITHRIVTVHNTNGEISYTTKGDHNDGQDLWTVYPQNIIGKYSGFTIPYVGYAMNFVSSKAGASLLLIIPGLLLTLSALRSFLQIRKEFEQDLAR, encoded by the coding sequence ATGCAAAAGAAGATCCTGTCCATAACAAATAGTTTAGTGAAAGTTCTTTTCTTTATAATCATGTGTTGTTTAGCATTTGTCGTTATTTCGTCAAAGCTTACTGGTGGACAAGCAACTCTATTTGGTTATCAGTTCAAAGCTGTATTATCTGGTTCGATGGAACCTACTTTTCTGACAGGCTCAATTATTGCAGTAAAAGTTGGAGAAAACCCGACAAGCTTTCAGAGAAACGAGGTTATCACTTTTCAAATGGGAAATAAATTAATTACCCACAGAATAGTAACCGTACATAACACTAATGGTGAAATTTCGTATACCACAAAAGGCGATCATAATGATGGCCAAGATCTATGGACCGTTTACCCACAAAATATCATTGGAAAATATTCAGGATTTACAATTCCTTACGTAGGTTATGCAATGAACTTTGTCAGTTCCAAAGCTGGTGCCTCACTTTTATTAATCATCCCAGGTCTGTTATTAACACTTTCCGCACTACGAAGCTTTCTTCAAATAAGAAAAGAATTTGAGCAAGATCTAGCAAGATAA
- a CDS encoding TasA family protein — MSLTKKMSQVVMSGALGLSLISGGTFAYFSDSVKTDNTFASGTLDLALNPNAVVNIGNIKPGDEVYREFTLENNGSLDIYKVLLNTKYTVEDVKSDNTDDFAKHIKVTIMYNTSSATNPVVETTLYDLQNQTPDLTAINEFVGSTQRPDGIPPGQKEKIFVLFEFVDNGQDQNQFQGDKLKVDWTFNAEQAPGTYYDDTDDSSN; from the coding sequence ATGAGTCTTACTAAAAAAATGAGTCAAGTGGTTATGAGTGGAGCATTAGGATTGTCATTAATTAGTGGAGGAACTTTTGCGTATTTCAGTGATTCTGTAAAAACAGATAATACGTTTGCATCGGGTACACTAGATCTAGCCCTAAACCCGAATGCGGTTGTAAATATCGGTAATATCAAGCCGGGTGATGAAGTTTACCGTGAATTCACTTTAGAAAACAATGGGTCTTTAGATATTTATAAAGTCTTGCTGAACACTAAATATACGGTGGAGGATGTAAAATCAGATAATACGGATGATTTCGCAAAGCATATAAAAGTAACCATCATGTATAACACAAGTTCTGCAACCAACCCTGTCGTTGAAACTACATTGTATGATTTGCAAAACCAGACTCCAGATTTAACAGCTATTAATGAATTCGTGGGAAGTACACAACGTCCGGATGGAATCCCTCCAGGTCAAAAGGAAAAGATTTTTGTATTATTTGAGTTTGTCGATAATGGACAAGACCAAAATCAATTCCAAGGGGACAAGTTAAAAGTGGATTGGACATTTAATGCAGAACAAGCTCCTGGAACCTATTACGATGATACGGATGATAGCAGCAATTAA
- a CDS encoding carbohydrate ABC transporter permease, whose product MKAFGELKFHLKKEGKFKNLVVYIILVLGSMVLLTPLWWMISTSLKSPQEILQYPPSFFPEHFRFSNYMEAWETGNFTRWSMNTLLIAVATTVGNVLVNSFVAYGFAKVGFKGRNALFVLVLSTMIIPGFVTLIPQYILFSKLGWVNTYLPLIVPAFLGSAFNIFLIRQFMMTVPNELSEAAIIDGASHFRIWWSIVMPLVKPALITVAIFSFTGAWNDLLTPLLYLSDEKLYTLQLGLQTFKGSVQTQWNYLMAMSVMVLIPIILIFFLFQSYFIKGSNLSAGLKE is encoded by the coding sequence GTGAAAGCTTTTGGAGAATTAAAATTTCACCTTAAGAAGGAAGGGAAGTTTAAAAATCTGGTTGTATACATCATTCTAGTATTAGGTAGCATGGTATTATTGACACCACTTTGGTGGATGATTTCCACTTCCTTAAAATCCCCGCAGGAGATTTTGCAATATCCACCGTCTTTTTTTCCAGAGCATTTCCGTTTTTCCAATTATATGGAGGCATGGGAGACGGGAAACTTTACCAGATGGAGTATGAACACTTTACTAATTGCTGTTGCCACTACAGTAGGAAACGTATTGGTCAACTCTTTTGTCGCCTATGGGTTTGCAAAGGTAGGATTTAAAGGAAGAAATGCTCTTTTTGTTCTTGTTCTTTCGACTATGATTATTCCAGGTTTTGTGACCTTAATTCCTCAGTACATTCTTTTTTCTAAATTAGGATGGGTCAATACATATCTACCGTTGATTGTACCTGCGTTTTTAGGAAGTGCATTTAACATTTTTCTGATTCGCCAATTTATGATGACCGTCCCAAATGAACTTAGTGAGGCTGCTATTATAGACGGGGCAAGTCATTTTCGAATTTGGTGGTCTATCGTTATGCCTCTCGTTAAGCCAGCATTAATTACAGTTGCCATTTTTTCCTTTACTGGGGCATGGAATGACCTATTAACTCCACTGTTGTACCTAAGTGATGAAAAGCTTTATACATTGCAACTGGGGCTTCAAACTTTTAAAGGGAGTGTTCAAACCCAATGGAACTATTTGATGGCCATGTCAGTCATGGTGTTGATTCCTATTATTCTCATCTTCTTTTTGTTCCAAAGCTATTTTATTAAAGGGTCTAATTTATCTGCAGGGTTAAAGGAGTAA
- a CDS encoding carbohydrate ABC transporter permease, whose protein sequence is MKQIDTTLPKIQLTQKASIAAIPSNASRFKWKKNATGYLFILPWLVGFVGLTAGPLLFALFASFTDYNITSKMNFIGLKNYNKMFTLDDMFWTSLWNTFYYVIFSVPLTTAGAIFAAVLMNQKIKGIKVFRTIFYLPAILSGVAVYFLWMQLLSPSTGLVNQFLHMFGIEGPNWLFDPKWTKPALILMKMWSVGGGMLLYLGRMQGISPSLYESAELDGANSRQKFFHITLPLITPIIFFDVITSTIGSFQIFQEAYVMTQNGSGGPANSMLFYNLHMWNNAFKSFDMGYASAMAWFLFIIIMVLTVINLKAGKKWVYYEGGDGK, encoded by the coding sequence ATGAAGCAAATCGATACAACACTACCCAAAATTCAACTTACCCAAAAGGCTTCTATAGCGGCCATTCCCTCTAACGCTTCCCGATTTAAATGGAAAAAAAACGCTACGGGATATCTGTTTATTTTACCTTGGCTTGTGGGATTTGTAGGTTTAACAGCAGGGCCTTTACTATTTGCCCTTTTTGCAAGCTTTACAGATTACAATATTACCTCAAAGATGAATTTTATCGGTTTAAAAAATTACAATAAAATGTTCACCCTGGATGATATGTTTTGGACTTCCCTGTGGAATACCTTCTATTATGTTATTTTTTCTGTTCCTTTAACTACAGCAGGGGCGATTTTTGCTGCGGTTTTAATGAATCAAAAAATAAAAGGAATAAAAGTTTTTCGTACCATTTTTTATCTTCCAGCAATTCTTTCAGGTGTAGCCGTTTACTTTTTATGGATGCAACTGTTAAGCCCTTCTACAGGATTAGTTAACCAATTCTTACATATGTTTGGTATCGAAGGTCCTAACTGGCTATTCGATCCTAAATGGACAAAACCAGCTCTAATCTTGATGAAAATGTGGAGTGTGGGAGGCGGGATGTTATTATATCTCGGCCGAATGCAAGGTATCTCACCATCCTTGTATGAATCCGCTGAATTAGATGGAGCGAACAGTAGGCAAAAGTTCTTTCATATCACCCTTCCGTTGATTACACCCATCATTTTCTTTGATGTTATTACCAGTACAATCGGTTCTTTTCAAATTTTTCAAGAAGCATATGTGATGACCCAAAATGGCAGTGGCGGTCCAGCTAATTCTATGCTCTTCTATAATCTTCACATGTGGAACAATGCGTTTAAATCATTTGATATGGGATATGCTTCAGCCATGGCATGGTTCCTTTTTATTATTATTATGGTGTTAACCGTTATCAATTTAAAAGCAGGGAAGAAGTGGGTTTATTATGAGGGAGGGGATGGAAAGTGA
- a CDS encoding ABC transporter substrate-binding protein, producing the protein MTKKISSFLLVVILILSTILSGCSSKTEAANTKGKVVVNFWTFWGSETRRPVIEKIVNDFNQSQDRIIVKHTFIPWGDIWTKNLAAVAAGNPADVVINDINSVAQRAENNQAEDLSKYIKADTFKKQFYPNLWDTVLYKGKPYAVPFTTDTRLLFYNKDAFKEAGLDPNAPPQTWEELEGYAQKLDRKQDGQYTRIGFYPLFGGFGAPSWLKNADNGKGYIENGQLKINTPNKVKALQWLADWQKHYGDKTIQKYQAEFSNGQANPFIAGKVAMYTDVATFYTQIRDSGTKMNFGVAPIPSFVRNSKHWSDGGGFVAEVPKGAKHPKEAVEFIKYLTSEKAQKYWAEKNYDNVANIKGAESALKDLTGDSKIVYQEAVNSLQYTTMSPVPIHYPDYQNRINPIIEAATQGKSSPENALENAEKGVEKMRK; encoded by the coding sequence ATGACAAAGAAGATTAGTAGTTTTTTATTAGTAGTAATCCTCATTTTATCAACGATTCTATCAGGCTGTTCCAGTAAAACGGAAGCGGCTAACACCAAAGGAAAGGTAGTAGTCAACTTTTGGACCTTTTGGGGCTCAGAAACAAGAAGGCCGGTCATTGAAAAAATCGTTAATGATTTTAATCAATCACAAGATAGAATCATTGTGAAACATACATTTATACCTTGGGGAGATATTTGGACCAAAAATCTTGCCGCAGTAGCAGCCGGAAATCCTGCAGACGTTGTCATTAATGATATTAATAGTGTGGCCCAGCGCGCGGAAAACAATCAAGCAGAAGATTTATCAAAGTACATAAAAGCAGATACCTTCAAAAAGCAATTCTACCCGAATTTATGGGATACCGTTTTATATAAAGGGAAGCCTTACGCTGTTCCGTTCACCACGGATACCAGATTGCTTTTCTATAATAAAGATGCTTTTAAAGAGGCTGGATTAGACCCAAATGCACCGCCTCAAACGTGGGAAGAATTAGAGGGCTATGCACAAAAACTCGATAGAAAGCAAGACGGGCAATATACTAGAATCGGGTTTTATCCATTGTTTGGGGGCTTTGGAGCGCCAAGCTGGCTAAAAAATGCCGATAACGGTAAGGGTTATATTGAAAATGGACAGTTAAAAATTAATACACCTAATAAAGTAAAAGCATTACAATGGTTGGCCGATTGGCAAAAGCATTACGGGGATAAAACAATTCAAAAATATCAAGCTGAGTTCAGTAATGGCCAAGCCAATCCGTTTATTGCAGGAAAGGTTGCTATGTATACAGATGTGGCTACATTCTATACACAAATCCGTGATTCAGGTACGAAGATGAACTTTGGTGTAGCCCCAATTCCTTCTTTTGTTAGGAATAGTAAGCATTGGAGTGATGGAGGCGGATTTGTTGCCGAGGTTCCTAAAGGTGCCAAACATCCGAAAGAAGCAGTTGAATTTATAAAATATTTGACCAGTGAAAAAGCACAAAAATATTGGGCTGAAAAGAATTATGATAATGTCGCTAATATTAAGGGCGCTGAAAGTGCTTTGAAGGATTTAACGGGTGATTCAAAAATAGTCTATCAAGAAGCGGTTAACTCGTTACAATACACCACGATGTCGCCAGTTCCCATTCATTATCCTGATTATCAAAACCGGATTAATCCGATAATAGAGGCCGCAACTCAAGGTAAGAGCTCACCTGAGAATGCATTGGAGAATGCGGAAAAGGGTGTAGAAAAGATGAGGAAATAG